The DNA window CGCCCAACTGGATGTCAACATCCGTGACAGCGCTGGCGGTGCTGAAGTAACGGCCCTGGGTACCCTGGGTGCCGCATTTGACGCAGCTCGCAAGCCAGCAATCCCTGCTGCTCCGACCGCTGCTGAAGTTCAGACCGAAATCCTGACCCTGAAAGGCCTGCTGGCTGCTGCTGCTCCAGCTGACCAAGCTGCCGCCCAGACCAAACTGACCGACTTTGAAGCCGCAGTGGCGACCTTCAACACCGCCAACGCCAACCCACTGGCTACTGCTGTGAAGACCGCACAAACCGATCTGGACGCCGCAATCAAAGGCGTGAACGATCTGGCAGAAGCTGTTATCGATCTGAACACCGCTAACACCCACACCAACACGCTGGCTACCCTGGACGCAGCTGTTGTTGCTGCTCAAGGCGCGTTCGCAGACCACGACTTCAAAGCACCAGTAACCCTGACCGCCTTTGCTGCTGGCACCGCTGGTTCGGACATCTTCCTGGTAGGCGATGCAGTTTCGACCATCGCTAACTTCGCTCTGCAAGGTGATGACGTTCTGTACGTTGGTAAAGACTTCACCTACAACAACGGCGCGCTGAACACCGGCAACAACGCAGTTCTGGAAGTCTTCATGATCCAGAACGGCGCTAACACTGTTGTTCACCTGGAAACCAAAGCGTTCGGTTCGAACTCGGCCGCTGAAGCTGAAATCCAAATCACCCTGACCGGCGTGAACGCTGCCGATCTGGTCTTCACCAACGGCATCATCTCCCACGTTTAATTACCTGGTGATGTAGCCTCCATCTGGCCGGATCTTCGGCCAGACTGGCGAAACCCCTCTGCCTTAGGTAGAGGGGTTTTTTTTTGAGGCGGAAATGGTCATAGGGAACTTTAATTTCTCCCCAAGACTTATTGTCCTGCTTATTTTTTGTGCGAATAGGCAAAATTTTGTGATGGGGATCACATTTTTTGGTGTTTATGAGAGATAATGTTGCATATTCTGAGAAGCCGCAGCTATGGCGCTCCAGACAACATGCCCAGCCAGGCGGCTGGCATTACCTCCATGAATAGCCAAATGAAAAACAAATTGCAAAAAGTCCGCAACGAGATTGAACTAGCGCTTGCCAGCTTTAAGAGTGTCTTCATCACGATAGGCGTGTTCAGCGCGATCACCAACATGCTGATGCTGGTGCCGTCGATCTACATGCTGCAGGTGTACGACCGCGTCCTTGGCAGCAAGAACGAAATCACCCTGCTGATGCTGACCCTGATGATGCTGGGTGCCTACCTGGTCATGTCGTCACTTGAACTGATGCGTAGTTTCGTGCTGGTGCGTGTGGGCGCCAAGTTCGACATGCAGCTCAACAAGCGCGTCTACACTGCCGCGTTTCAGCAAAACCTGACGCTCGCCGGCGGCAACGCCGGCCAGTCGCTCAATGACCTGACCACCGTACGCCAGTTCCTCACCGGCAATGCGCTGTTCGCCTTCTTCGACGCGCCGTGGTTTCCCGTCTACCTGATCGTCATTTTCCTGTTCGAGCCAACCTTGGGCCTGTTCGCTCTGGGGGGGACCTCCATCCTGATCGTGCTCGCATATGTCAACGAGCGTGTGTCGCACAAGCCATTGGCCGAGGCGAATGCCATGGCGATTTCCGCATCGACGTTGGCCACCAACAACCTGCGCAACGCCGAAGTGATCGAATCGATGGGTATGCTGCCTAACCTGATGGGGCGTTGGTTCAAGCTGCACACCAAATTCCTGTCGTTGCAGGCAGAGGCTAGCCAGAAGGCCGGCACGGTGGGTGCCATCACCAAGTTTGTGCAAGTATCGCAACAGTCGCTGGTGCTCGGTTTCGGCGCCTTGCTGGTATTGGACAACAAGATCTCCCCGGGCATGATGATTGCCGCCTCGATTCTTGTGGGCCGCGCGTTGGCGCCGGTGCAGCAGGTGATCGGCGTTTGGAAGACCTGGAGTACCACCCGTAGCGCCTATGAACGGCTAACCGGCTTGCTGGAAAACAACCCTGCCCGTGACATGGGCATGCGCTTGCCCGCGCCGTTGGGGGCGATTCAGGTCGAGAACGTCACGGCGGCGCCACCCGGCGTCAAGATGCCGGTCGTCAAAGGTTTGAGTTTTAGCATAGTGCCTGGCGACGTGCTGGGGATTCTGGGCGCCAGCGGCTCTGGCAAATCCACGCTGGCCCGTCTGCTGGTCGGCGTGTGGCCGACTATCAACGGCAAGGTGCGCCTGGATGGCGCGGACATCCACCAGTGGGACAAGGCCGAGTTGGGGCCGTACGTGGGCTATCTGCCGCAAGACATCGAACTGTTCGCCGGCACCGTCAGTGAGAACATTGCCCGCTTCGGCCAGATCGATGCGGAAAAAGTGGTGCTGGCGGCGATGCGAGCTGGCGTGCACGAGATGATCCTGCGGCTTCCGCAAGGGTACGATACGATGCTGGGCGACGCCGGCGCGGGATTGTCCGGTGGACAGAAGCAGCGTCTCGGCTTGGCGCGCGCGATGTACGGCGACCCGTCGCTGATCGTACTCGACGAACCGAACTCGAACCTCGATGACGGCGGCGAAGCGGCACTGATGCAGGCGATTCTGGACCTGCGCAAGCGCGGCAAGACCATCATCATCATCACACACCGCACGACGGCAATCGGCATCACCAATAAATTGCTGTTGATGCGCGACGGCGTCGGCCAGATGTTCGGCCCGAGCGAGCAGGTGATCGCGGCGCTGAAAGAGGCCAACGAGAAAGCGGCAAAGGCCCAACTGCAAACGCAGGCGGCACAGAACACGGCAGCTGCGGCGCCGCAGGCGACGTTGGCGCAAGGCCCGGCTGCCGCTGCCGCTGCGGAGCAGGAAACCATCGCAGCAACGACTGAGCAAGGCAAGTAAATGACGAACGCGATAACGAAAAAAGAAGAAGTCTCCGACGTGGTGGTGCGTGACATCGAGCCCATGTTGGTCAATACCGATGCCCGCGTGTACGCGCGCATCGGCTGGCTCATCGTCCTGCTCGGCATGGGCGGGTTCCTGCTGTGGGCTTTCCTGGCGCCGCTCGACAAAGGTGTGCCAATGTCGGGCACGGTGGCCAAGGCGTCGAACCGTCAGGCGGTCCAGCACCAAATGGGCGGCACCGTGCGCGAGTTGTTGGTGCGCGACGGCGATGTGGTGAAGGCCGGCCAGGTTTTGCTGCGGATGGACAGTGTGCTGGCCAAGTCGCAGTCCGACATCTCGCGTGCCCAGTATCTGACGGCACGTGCTACCGAAGCGCGGTTGATGGCCGAGCGCGACGGCAAGAGCGCGGTGACGTTTTCGGAGGAGTTGCTGGCGCTGAAGAACGAGCCACGCGCGGCCGAGATCATGAACCTGCAGAGCCAGCTGTTCTCCTCGCGTACGACGTCTTTACGCAACGAGCTGTCGGCGATCGACCAGAACATTGCCGGCCTTAAGGCACTGGTAGCGGGTACCAAGGAATCGCGCGACAGCAAGAAACAGCAGATGAACCTGTTGAAGGAGCAGCTTGACGGGATGCGCGACTTGGCCAAAGAAGGCTACGTCGCCCGCAACCGCCTGCTCGACCTGGAGCGTACCTACGCCCAGATCGGCGGCTCGGTGTCCGAGGATATCGGCATGATCGGTCGCTCGCAGAGCCAGATCATGGAACTGACGCTGCGCCGCAGCCAGCGGCAACAGGATTACCAAAAAGAAGTGCGCACCAGTTTGAGCGACGTACAGAAAGAAGCCGAGTCGCTTGCAGCTCGTCT is part of the Oxalobacteraceae bacterium OTU3CAMAD1 genome and encodes:
- a CDS encoding type I secretion system permease/ATPase, with the protein product MKNKLQKVRNEIELALASFKSVFITIGVFSAITNMLMLVPSIYMLQVYDRVLGSKNEITLLMLTLMMLGAYLVMSSLELMRSFVLVRVGAKFDMQLNKRVYTAAFQQNLTLAGGNAGQSLNDLTTVRQFLTGNALFAFFDAPWFPVYLIVIFLFEPTLGLFALGGTSILIVLAYVNERVSHKPLAEANAMAISASTLATNNLRNAEVIESMGMLPNLMGRWFKLHTKFLSLQAEASQKAGTVGAITKFVQVSQQSLVLGFGALLVLDNKISPGMMIAASILVGRALAPVQQVIGVWKTWSTTRSAYERLTGLLENNPARDMGMRLPAPLGAIQVENVTAAPPGVKMPVVKGLSFSIVPGDVLGILGASGSGKSTLARLLVGVWPTINGKVRLDGADIHQWDKAELGPYVGYLPQDIELFAGTVSENIARFGQIDAEKVVLAAMRAGVHEMILRLPQGYDTMLGDAGAGLSGGQKQRLGLARAMYGDPSLIVLDEPNSNLDDGGEAALMQAILDLRKRGKTIIIITHRTTAIGITNKLLLMRDGVGQMFGPSEQVIAALKEANEKAAKAQLQTQAAQNTAAAAPQATLAQGPAAAAAAEQETIAATTEQGK
- a CDS encoding HlyD family type I secretion periplasmic adaptor subunit, yielding MTNAITKKEEVSDVVVRDIEPMLVNTDARVYARIGWLIVLLGMGGFLLWAFLAPLDKGVPMSGTVAKASNRQAVQHQMGGTVRELLVRDGDVVKAGQVLLRMDSVLAKSQSDISRAQYLTARATEARLMAERDGKSAVTFSEELLALKNEPRAAEIMNLQSQLFSSRTTSLRNELSAIDQNIAGLKALVAGTKESRDSKKQQMNLLKEQLDGMRDLAKEGYVARNRLLDLERTYAQIGGSVSEDIGMIGRSQSQIMELTLRRSQRQQDYQKEVRTSLSDVQKEAESLAARLTAQDYELANVEVKAPVSGTVVGSAVFTQGAVVAPGYKLMDIVPSDDPLVVEGQLPVHLVDKVHAGLPVELMFSAFNSNRTPHIPGQVERVSADRFVDERTGVPTYHVRVKVTPEGAKLIASHKLVIQSGMPVEVFVKTGERSMMSYLLKPLADRAKSSLSEE